One Rhodoferax ferrireducens T118 DNA segment encodes these proteins:
- a CDS encoding acyltransferase family protein, translated as MKLPRLDIQALRGLAVLMVVLYHTKIGMLESGYLGVDVFFVISGFLITTLVANGIHRKTFRLSEFYFRRAKRLLPAAYVAFLVTALCAPWFLNQQELRDFATQVAGAMTFTGNIVLWQQTGYFEGAGDLKPLLHVWSLSIEEQYYFLLPATLLLTRPKRWLWGAIAIVLISLGLCVVGGIFKPIATFYLLPTRAWELLIGSVGALWLLRPQDDQHRIINRLVRLLFVPSVLCLLVLPFLPSVGVHPGLNALLVCVATLVVILRNSQELNTAWPTRLMARIGDFSYSLYLVHWPIIAFMKNAWLGNNPELPLQLRLLTLVLSFGLAYTLYRLVEDPIRKQNFEFSAPLIAGVTLSSALLIAMTPFYILQTKSEQITLGDARAINPGFSVSCDYEATFTPKSECKNKKNPGLLVWGDSYAMHLIPGLVQQWSNGVMQATMSGCGPFLGLAPRRKINGELDSRDQAWAERCIGFNQSVIDFLRTSPSITTVVLSSPFAAYFDTAYEHVFLDGKSFVSRPVDTSSAIAGLRATVENLRVIGKKVVLIAPPPSSGFDIGACLERQLSGKVILGRLNGCVIDKAEYQFKRADVLIFLNAITSAADLSVIRFDPWLCKERTCDTLLDGTMIYRDAGHLSVAGSKMLADRMQLGKLIREQAK; from the coding sequence TTGAAACTTCCCCGCCTTGACATCCAGGCCCTTCGCGGGCTCGCGGTGCTGATGGTGGTGCTGTATCACACAAAGATTGGCATGCTGGAATCGGGCTACCTGGGTGTTGACGTTTTCTTTGTCATATCTGGCTTCCTCATCACAACGCTGGTTGCCAACGGGATTCATCGCAAGACGTTTCGCTTGTCTGAGTTCTATTTCAGGCGAGCCAAGCGTCTATTGCCTGCGGCCTACGTCGCCTTTCTTGTTACGGCGCTCTGTGCGCCCTGGTTTCTTAACCAGCAGGAGTTGCGAGATTTTGCAACCCAAGTAGCGGGTGCTATGACATTCACAGGCAACATCGTGCTCTGGCAGCAAACCGGCTACTTCGAAGGGGCTGGTGATTTAAAGCCACTGCTGCATGTTTGGTCGCTCTCAATTGAAGAACAATACTATTTTTTGCTCCCTGCCACGTTGTTGCTCACGCGGCCAAAGCGCTGGCTCTGGGGGGCGATAGCCATCGTGCTAATCAGCCTTGGCCTATGCGTTGTAGGAGGTATTTTTAAGCCCATTGCAACCTTCTATTTGCTACCAACACGCGCCTGGGAACTGTTGATTGGCTCAGTTGGAGCATTGTGGTTGCTACGCCCGCAAGATGACCAACATCGAATCATCAACAGGCTGGTGCGTTTGCTATTTGTGCCATCGGTGCTGTGCCTGCTGGTCCTGCCTTTTCTACCCTCTGTGGGCGTGCATCCTGGTCTTAATGCATTGCTCGTCTGCGTGGCAACGCTTGTTGTTATTTTGCGAAATAGCCAAGAACTCAATACGGCATGGCCCACCCGCTTAATGGCGCGCATCGGCGACTTTTCGTATTCACTGTACCTGGTGCATTGGCCCATCATTGCCTTCATGAAAAATGCCTGGCTTGGCAACAACCCCGAGCTGCCACTTCAACTGCGGTTGTTGACCCTGGTGCTGTCATTTGGTCTTGCCTACACACTCTATCGTCTGGTGGAAGACCCCATTAGAAAGCAAAATTTCGAATTCTCAGCGCCACTCATCGCGGGGGTAACTCTTTCATCCGCACTGCTCATTGCAATGACGCCGTTCTATATCCTCCAAACCAAGTCTGAGCAGATCACCTTGGGTGATGCCCGTGCAATTAACCCGGGGTTCTCAGTGAGCTGTGATTACGAAGCCACTTTTACCCCGAAAAGCGAATGCAAAAACAAAAAAAATCCGGGCTTACTTGTTTGGGGGGACTCCTACGCAATGCACTTGATACCTGGCTTGGTTCAACAATGGAGCAATGGAGTGATGCAGGCCACCATGAGTGGCTGTGGACCCTTTCTTGGGCTAGCGCCACGCAGAAAAATCAATGGGGAACTTGATAGTCGAGATCAAGCATGGGCAGAGCGATGCATTGGTTTTAACCAATCAGTTATTGATTTTCTGCGCACGTCTCCTTCTATTACAACCGTAGTTCTGTCAAGTCCATTTGCCGCCTACTTTGATACAGCTTATGAACATGTTTTTCTGGATGGAAAGTCATTTGTTTCGCGACCTGTTGACACCTCTTCGGCAATAGCAGGTCTACGCGCCACGGTCGAAAATTTGCGGGTGATTGGGAAGAAAGTGGTGCTGATAGCCCCGCCGCCCTCATCGGGATTCGACATTGGCGCCTGCTTGGAGCGGCAGCTGAGCGGAAAAGTGATTCTTGGCAGACTCAATGGTTGCGTGATAGACAAAGCCGAATATCAATTCAAGCGCGCTGACGTGCTTATTTTTTTGAACGCAATAACGTCTGCCGCTGACCTGTCAGTAATTCGCTTTGATCCATGGCTATGCAAAGAACGCACCTGCGACACACTGCTGGACGGCACGATGATTTATCGCGACGCAGGACATCTGTCAGTAGCGGGATCGAAAATGCTGGCTGATCGCATGCAGTTGGGCAAACTAATTCGCGAGCAAGCGAAATGA
- a CDS encoding glycosyltransferase, whose amino-acid sequence MRVKIGFVLLSSAQNPIPSTRIAVLNMFPFLRAAEFDPHIVFEPIQNTETPEVSGLAARLQADGFQIVYFQKVHGDSVVALAHELHAKGIKTVFGICDVVEPDMVDATDVTVTVTDYLKSLYPTPLHAKIVVVHDGIERPALHKTDWGSHSGSHAHPLRAVLVTSVGLDRLPVLISPPSWLQLTIVGRYPAADHLLQRLRQAHWQLADQAGWHEKIRYLRFLTTPGIKRVAWDATGVYAAMQQADIGIIPIETDTAQGALASWQVKSENRLTLKMAMGLPVIATPIPAYEPVIRQGENGFLAHNKPEWLSYLSALRDPSLRRSVGQQARQTALAAYSMERQAEKLIAVLRGLIGRPNPLAPPRGNTIDE is encoded by the coding sequence ATGCGGGTCAAGATCGGTTTCGTGCTGCTCTCCAGCGCACAAAACCCGATCCCCAGCACGCGTATCGCCGTGCTGAATATGTTCCCGTTTCTGCGCGCGGCGGAGTTTGATCCCCACATCGTCTTTGAGCCTATACAGAATACTGAGACACCAGAAGTATCCGGTCTGGCAGCAAGACTGCAGGCTGACGGCTTCCAAATCGTCTATTTTCAAAAAGTGCACGGCGACAGCGTCGTGGCGCTTGCACATGAGTTACATGCGAAAGGGATCAAGACGGTGTTTGGCATCTGTGATGTTGTTGAACCTGACATGGTCGATGCGACCGACGTCACCGTCACCGTCACCGACTATTTGAAAAGTCTTTATCCCACCCCGCTTCACGCCAAGATAGTTGTCGTTCACGACGGCATTGAGCGACCCGCACTGCATAAGACCGACTGGGGATCGCACAGTGGATCGCACGCGCACCCATTGCGGGCGGTGCTGGTCACCTCGGTGGGGCTTGACCGGCTGCCGGTGCTAATAAGCCCGCCAAGCTGGCTTCAGCTCACTATTGTTGGCCGCTACCCGGCCGCGGACCATCTGCTGCAGCGCTTGCGCCAGGCGCACTGGCAACTCGCAGACCAAGCGGGCTGGCATGAAAAGATACGCTATTTGCGTTTTTTGACAACCCCCGGCATCAAACGCGTGGCGTGGGATGCCACAGGTGTTTACGCTGCCATGCAGCAGGCCGATATTGGCATCATCCCCATAGAAACCGATACCGCCCAAGGCGCGCTGGCGAGTTGGCAAGTGAAGTCCGAGAATCGGCTGACTCTAAAGATGGCCATGGGTCTGCCCGTCATCGCCACGCCAATTCCCGCGTACGAGCCGGTCATTCGCCAAGGAGAAAATGGCTTTCTGGCACACAACAAGCCCGAGTGGCTGAGCTATCTTTCGGCGTTGCGCGACCCCTCCCTGCGCCGTAGCGTCGGCCAACAAGCCCGACAGACTGCACTGGCCGCATATTCAATGGAGCGCCAGGCAGAGAAGCTAATCGCCGTGCTGCGCGGCCTGATCGGACGGCCAAATCCGCTAGCCCCGCCACGCGGCAACACCATCGATGAGTGA
- a CDS encoding glycosyltransferase family 2 protein yields the protein MPVDHANLAHIPNPAVTVIALCFTHARFLHECLNSIAAQTLQDFQLIVTDDCSKDNSADLIQAWLSTHRPDAIFIRHTQNAGLCKTLNEALLHARGEFISMIATDDMWESNKIERQLELMRRQSANVAVIYADASCMDEAGQRQEKDFIEAHTPDCTRPSGRVFAELANRNFIPAMATLIRRQALIDVGGYDERLTYEDYDMWLRLAARYEFVYCPATLARYRIVATSLVRTVFFKPTAQHHLTLCLICQKWLDSGLLSTVQHKAWTERLWSSAYGLYQLGDARSKVWLWQAVRYTRRPRTLLLALACSLGVSRQLAKRLTGTAE from the coding sequence ATGCCCGTCGATCACGCCAACTTAGCACACATCCCCAATCCCGCAGTCACCGTCATTGCACTGTGTTTCACCCATGCGCGATTTCTTCATGAATGCCTGAACAGCATCGCAGCACAAACGCTGCAGGACTTTCAATTGATCGTCACAGACGATTGTTCCAAGGACAACTCGGCTGACCTCATACAAGCCTGGCTATCGACGCACAGGCCGGATGCCATCTTCATCCGTCATACTCAGAACGCGGGGCTTTGCAAGACACTCAATGAGGCGCTGTTGCACGCCCGCGGCGAGTTCATCAGCATGATTGCCACCGACGACATGTGGGAGTCCAACAAAATTGAACGTCAACTGGAACTGATGCGCCGACAAAGCGCCAATGTGGCGGTCATTTATGCCGATGCTTCATGCATGGACGAGGCAGGCCAGCGGCAGGAGAAGGACTTCATCGAAGCGCACACGCCAGACTGCACTCGCCCTTCGGGTCGCGTGTTCGCAGAGCTTGCCAATCGCAACTTCATACCCGCGATGGCCACACTGATCCGGCGCCAGGCGCTAATTGACGTTGGTGGCTACGACGAACGACTCACTTACGAAGATTACGATATGTGGCTGCGCTTGGCAGCCCGGTATGAATTTGTCTACTGCCCTGCAACCCTTGCACGCTACCGAATCGTGGCCACGTCACTGGTGCGCACTGTGTTCTTCAAACCGACGGCTCAGCACCACCTCACGTTGTGCCTGATTTGCCAGAAATGGCTGGACAGCGGGCTGTTGAGCACTGTTCAACACAAGGCCTGGACCGAGCGCCTGTGGAGTTCGGCTTACGGACTCTATCAACTGGGCGATGCCCGCAGCAAAGTCTGGCTGTGGCAGGCAGTGCGCTATACCCGAAGGCCACGAACGCTATTGCTGGCTCTGGCGTGTTCGCTGGGTGTTTCAAGACAATTGGCCAAGCGTCTGACGGGCACGGCCGAATGA
- a CDS encoding acyltransferase, translated as MKNRISSLVFIILQRIRTKFYDALSTGHSKGRVTKIQPVLILGDGNIEFEKNVKLGYFPSPFFFNGYIHIEARGKISSIRFGEATHVNNNFVAIADHSSITIGKRCFIGTNVEIYDSDFHGIKISDRRTSNPDRARPVVIGDDVFIGSNVKIMKGVKIGVGSVVANGSIVVGEIPPGVIAGGNPARVLKAISTSA; from the coding sequence ATGAAAAATAGAATAAGCAGTCTTGTGTTCATAATATTGCAGCGGATTCGCACAAAATTCTATGATGCATTATCAACCGGTCATTCGAAAGGGCGTGTTACGAAAATTCAGCCTGTTCTCATATTAGGAGACGGGAATATAGAATTTGAGAAAAATGTGAAACTTGGTTATTTTCCGTCACCATTTTTCTTCAATGGCTATATCCATATTGAAGCCAGAGGCAAGATTTCATCTATCCGCTTCGGAGAAGCCACTCATGTAAACAACAATTTTGTGGCGATTGCTGACCACTCATCCATAACAATTGGAAAAAGATGTTTTATCGGTACGAATGTTGAAATCTATGATTCGGATTTTCATGGCATCAAAATATCAGACAGACGGACATCAAATCCTGACAGGGCCAGACCGGTTGTCATTGGTGATGACGTGTTTATTGGCTCAAATGTAAAAATTATGAAAGGCGTGAAAATAGGTGTTGGATCGGTAGTTGCAAACGGCTCCATTGTTGTTGGTGAAATACCGCCCGGAGTGATTGCTGGCGGTAATCCCGCAAGAGTGCTGAAAGCCATTTCAACTTCGGCTTGA
- a CDS encoding DegT/DnrJ/EryC1/StrS family aminotransferase — protein sequence MNIPFLDLKATYLELKPEIDAAIKRVLDSGWYILGEEVNAFEQEYAAYCEAKHCVGLANGLDALHLALSALGVGSGDEVIVPSNTYIATWLAVSHCGATPIPVEPDPATYNLDPMRIEAAITPRTKVILPVHLYGQPADMTPILAIARKHGLKVLEDGAQGHGARYKGKRLGAHGDVVTWSFYPGKNLGAFGDGGAITTNDEEIAERIRVLRNYGSRVKYVNEVRGFNSRLDPMQAAVLRVKLTVLDTWNARRAEIASRYQKGLANIGLTLPFVPEWSEPAWHLYVVQHPQRDALQKKLGEIGIGTLIHYPIPPHLQRAYAAAGYAKGQFPIAEQMANQLLSIPMGPHLEPEDVEKVISTFCKIEQ from the coding sequence ATGAATATTCCTTTCCTCGATTTGAAAGCGACCTACCTCGAACTTAAACCCGAAATTGACGCTGCGATCAAGCGCGTTCTTGACTCAGGTTGGTACATCCTGGGCGAAGAAGTGAATGCCTTCGAGCAGGAGTATGCGGCCTACTGTGAAGCGAAGCATTGTGTTGGGTTGGCGAACGGTCTGGATGCCCTGCATTTGGCACTCTCAGCCCTGGGAGTGGGTTCTGGTGATGAAGTTATCGTGCCAAGCAACACCTATATCGCCACTTGGCTCGCGGTAAGCCACTGCGGTGCGACACCGATCCCGGTTGAGCCGGATCCCGCAACCTACAATCTTGATCCAATGCGCATAGAAGCAGCGATTACGCCGCGCACCAAGGTCATATTGCCTGTTCATCTGTATGGCCAACCAGCGGATATGACGCCAATTTTGGCGATTGCGCGCAAGCATGGTTTAAAAGTGCTCGAAGATGGCGCTCAGGGGCACGGCGCACGCTACAAAGGCAAACGACTGGGTGCGCATGGCGACGTGGTGACGTGGAGTTTTTACCCCGGCAAGAATCTCGGTGCATTTGGTGATGGTGGCGCGATCACTACCAACGATGAGGAAATCGCCGAGCGAATCCGTGTATTGCGTAACTATGGTTCGCGGGTGAAATACGTCAATGAAGTGCGCGGCTTCAATAGTCGTCTCGATCCCATGCAAGCCGCTGTCTTGCGCGTCAAACTCACCGTGCTGGACACATGGAATGCTAGACGGGCAGAGATTGCGAGCCGCTATCAGAAAGGGCTGGCCAATATCGGACTCACTTTGCCTTTCGTGCCTGAATGGTCGGAACCGGCATGGCACTTGTATGTCGTGCAGCACCCGCAACGCGATGCCCTGCAAAAGAAATTGGGTGAAATAGGCATTGGAACGTTGATCCATTACCCCATTCCCCCTCATCTGCAGCGCGCATATGCAGCAGCTGGTTATGCTAAAGGTCAATTCCCGATTGCGGAACAGATGGCTAATCAATTGCTAAGCATCCCCATGGGGCCGCACCTCGAACCAGAGGATGTAGAAAAAGTAATTTCTACCTTTTGCAAGATTGAGCAATGA
- a CDS encoding WxcM-like domain-containing protein: MSAYFKHSHALVETDNIGAGTRIWAFAHILPGARIGSGCNICDGVFIENDVVVGDDVTIKCGVQLWDGITIESGVFIGPNVTFTNDNFPRSKQYLKAPERTLVQAHSSIGANATILPGVTVAPGAMIGAGSVVTRSVPPNAIVQGNPARIVGYTNTKAQGSTEPQLFKDERKPPYSDRTAARGVTVHKFPLIPDIRGSLTVGEFGQHIPFVPKRYFLVFDVPSKETRGEHAHRTCHQFLICIRGSCSVLADDGLNRTEVHLDSPDKGIYLPPMIWGVQYKYSEDAVLLVFASHNYDAADYIRSYSEFLEEVNQ; the protein is encoded by the coding sequence ATGTCTGCTTACTTCAAACACTCCCATGCCTTGGTAGAGACTGATAATATCGGCGCCGGCACCAGGATTTGGGCTTTTGCACATATTTTACCGGGCGCTCGGATCGGCTCGGGCTGCAATATTTGTGACGGTGTTTTTATAGAAAACGACGTTGTCGTTGGCGATGATGTCACTATCAAGTGCGGTGTGCAGTTGTGGGACGGGATCACCATTGAAAGTGGCGTTTTCATCGGCCCCAATGTCACCTTCACCAATGACAATTTCCCGCGTAGCAAGCAATACCTGAAAGCACCAGAACGCACTTTGGTACAGGCCCACTCCTCGATTGGCGCCAATGCAACGATCTTGCCGGGTGTAACAGTGGCGCCAGGCGCGATGATCGGCGCTGGTTCAGTGGTGACACGCTCCGTGCCGCCGAATGCAATTGTGCAAGGTAACCCTGCGCGAATTGTTGGTTACACCAATACCAAGGCGCAAGGAAGTACTGAGCCGCAACTATTCAAAGATGAACGCAAACCACCGTATTCCGACAGGACCGCAGCGCGGGGAGTAACGGTTCACAAATTCCCTCTGATTCCCGATATACGTGGCAGCCTCACGGTGGGAGAATTTGGTCAGCATATACCTTTCGTGCCAAAGCGCTACTTCCTGGTGTTTGATGTGCCAAGCAAAGAAACGCGCGGCGAGCATGCGCATCGCACTTGCCATCAATTCCTGATTTGCATCCGAGGTAGTTGCTCGGTACTGGCAGATGATGGTTTAAATCGCACTGAAGTGCATTTGGATTCACCCGACAAAGGCATTTACTTGCCGCCAATGATATGGGGCGTGCAATACAAATACTCAGAAGACGCTGTACTGCTGGTGTTTGCCTCGCATAATTACGATGCAGCCGACTACATTCGAAGTTATTCGGAGTTCCTTGAAGAAGTAAACCAATAG